The Microtus ochrogaster isolate Prairie Vole_2 unplaced genomic scaffold, MicOch1.0 UNK657, whole genome shotgun sequence DNA segment TGTGAAGGAACTTAGCCCACCCGATCTTAACTTCTCAGTGTAACTATGTGAGAATCATATCTATCCTTATTTATTCTAAACGTGTggagatctgggaggagtcagAAGTGTAAAACAAAGTAGCACCTGCAGATAGCCACTGCTAGCCAGGTCGgaacttttctcctttcctccattGCATTTTTAATATCATCGAAGTTATAATACAAATACGACGTTTTGTCTCACTTTTAACATTGAGATGGCAAACCGGTCTCAACCTCTTTCTTAATGCATGGGAAAGAAGGTTGAGAAAAGTTGATTGCTCTCAGAGGTGCTGATTAAAGCTGTATTCCCAAACTCAACCACTAGGGGGTGACTTTGTAAAAGAATAATTCATTTGACAGAGCCTGCTCTTCCGGATTGGGCGGTCGCTTTGCCAAAAACCCAGAGCTGTTCTCCTCAAGCAGTgtgaaaagaaaggggaggaagtcGGAGCCTATGGCTGTATAAACCTCTGGCGCCATGTGGAACGTATTGTGCCTGTTGTTTTGGGTGTTCGCGTGGGTCTGGGTACAATCAGAAGGTGAGTAGAAGTGCGCACAGAATGgtctggagaaggaagaagagagtgtgAGGCTAGCAGAGCTGTGGTCCTGTGTGGGTGGAGGTGGACCCTGGCTGGCTTGAAGTGCACTGGTGGGAAGAAAGTATGCTGATCTGGCTAAGACCTAAATGCAGTTCTGAACCCTACTCTCCCTTGGGCTTTTTCCTAACAACCTGCCCGCTGAATTGGACACTTACTGTGATCATTCGGTTTTCATTGTTTCCAGCCCAGCAAAATAATTTCCCCTTCCGCTGCCTGCAGATctcttccttcccaaacagtAGTAGCTCAAGCACAGATGGCTTGGCCTGGCTGGGGGATCTGCAAACTCATCGGTGGAGTAATGCCTCCGACACCATTGATTTTGTGAAACCCTGGTCCCAGGGAAAATTCAGTGATCAACAGTGGGAGCAATTGCAGCGTATATTTCAAGTTTATCGATTCAGCTTTACCAGGGACATACAGGAATTTGTCAAAATGCTGCCTAATATACACTGTGAGTGGAGGGATGGAGCCCTGAAAAGGTACCTAGTGGATGAGAGAGAATCCCAGACCCCAACTGGGTAACTGTGGGCCTACTTgatgagattctttttttttctccaccttTAAGATTTTCACTTCTGTCTAGAGGGATCCTTGTCTCTTCTGAAAATAATCCCTGTCTCTGCTCCAGGACCCCACAATCATTTCCCTCAACTGGGACATAATTATTATCTCCATGCCAattttgtctcctttcttccaAACTTTAACCATTCTTGAATCTCTACACACTGCCCTTTACAGATCCTGTTGAGATCCAGATGTCAGCTGGGTGTGACGTGTACTCTGAGAATGCTTCAAAAAGCTTTTTCTATGTAGCATTTCAAGGAGAATATATCCTGAGTTTTCAGGGAACTTCCTTTCAGAAGGCCCCAGATGCCCCATCTTGGACAGAGTTGGTCATTAAAGTGCTCAATGGTGATCAAGGGACAATGGAAACCCTCCAATGGCTTCTGAATGACATATGCCCCAAGTTTGTCCATGGCCTCCTGGAAGCAGGGAAGGCAGAGCTAGAGAAACAAGGTCAGCCTGCTAGCCTCACCCCGGCTCTCCCTATGTTTTTCCGACTCTGTAAGCTTTAGAAGAAGGGCAAGGCCTAGAAGGAGGTGAATAAGACATGTGGGGTTTATTCTTGTCACCGGCACTCACTCTTATTGAGTTAAATAAACACTGGGGATCAGAACTGAGCCAGGTGGTATTTGAGACATGCTATATCAGCTGTACTCAGGGTGTTCTAGAATACAGAGAAGGACTGTTCCTCGAACAATTGAATCAAAGGAGGGGTAAAGGTATCACAGACAGTTTGCCTAGTCACAGTGATACAAATGGATTTAAACTAATAGGCAAAATCATCTCCAGAAGGGGAACTGTGGAAAGTATAAACTTAATAGGAATTCTGGAGCCTCTAATATAAATGTTTTtgctttaagatatttttattctctttctgggTACAGAGAAGCCTGAGGTCTGGTTGTCCAGTGGCCTCAGTCCTAAACATGGTCATCTACAGTTGGTGTGTCATGTCTCTGGCTTCTACCCAAAGCCTGTGTGGGTGATGTGGATGCACGGTGAGCAGGAGCAAAATAGTACTCAGACAAGTGACTACCTGCCCAATGCTGATGAGACATGGTATCTCCAAGCAACCCTGGATGTGGAGGCTGGAAAGGAGGCTGGCCTGGCCTGCTGCGTGAAACATAGCAGTCTAAGAGGACAGAATAAAATCCGCTGTTCAcgtaagaaaaaaaacctgtatcCTGGGTGAGAGCCAGTAGAGGTACCATTCAAGCTTGGAATGAGAACTAAACAAACTGAGTTTCAGATATGAAACCCCTAACTATTataggagagagggaagggggaattTTAGATACAGAAATCAATCCCAGTAAATTTTAGTTAAGATGTTCTATATATGTGAGAGGAAGACCATATATATGTAGACCAAGAAACTCAGAAGACCCAGAGGCAAAGGGCAAATAAAGAAGTTCAGGAGGATACACACCCCAGGATAGAGGATCCAAGCCCAAGGCATAGCTGTAGGTTATTGATGCCTCCTCTGTGAGCACTGACCACTCTGTTACCAACATATCAGTTCATCACTTAGCTTTGAAGCAAATACTGCTATTCTGACTTTATAGATAAAGAGGTCAGTGCTAGGATAAGGTAACCACCCAAAGTCATTCAGGAAATTCAAGAGCTGGGGTAAACAGATTCACATCTGTCTGGAGAGCATACAGTCAAATCCTGACAATAGATGGTCAGTCTAAACTCACGAAGACTAAAaggaaagagtttaaaaaaagaaaaaaaacgatgacatgagccgggcggtggtggtgcatgcctttaatcccagcactcgggaggcagaggcaggcagatctctgtgagttcgagaccagcctggtctgcaagagctagttccaggacaggctccaaaaccacagagaaaccctgtctcgaaaaaacaaaaaacaaaacaaacaaaaaaaaaaccaatggcaTGGCTTCCTCACATGTGCTTACAATAGGGAACTTGAAATAGGTCTGGGTTCTTTGTTTAGTGATACCTTGTATTCTTCTAGAGCAGATGGCAAACATTCACCCATGGGTATTATCTTCATGGCAGTACTAGTAGGACTAGTACTAATATGTGCTGGGTGTTATGTGATCTACACCAAGAAGCACCGGTAAGTCTCCCCTGTCAAGTGTTCCTTTCTCAACATCTCTGCtttgttactttcttttctttcctaatggcctctctcttttctctcagcTCCTATCAAGACATCCTATAGGTCTTCCTTACACCTGCCTTTCCTGAGACTCAGACCTTCCTGCATCTAGTTCTTCAGTCATGGTTGTCTGAGGAactgagaagaataaaagaaCCTTGAAGAAATGAAGAGCTACCAGCACACcctttcaatatttattttaaaaattaatttctttttcattgtattaCAAGTTTATAAAAGCCCAGGTGGTTTGGAACAAATACAATTGCAAATAAACATATCTGCCAAGAACAAGCTGTGGGCAGTATTTTATGGGATTTGCACTGAACTGGAAAGCACATATCTGATGGTTCCAAGTCTGTTGAAAAGTGTAAAGTTCAGTGCCAACATGGCTGAACTCTACAGGTTTCAAGAAACCTAGAAATACTTATTTGAGAGGAGCAGTGACATACAGATATTAAAGTAAActcaaatatttgcaaatatcaGTATTCTTTCATATCTTAGATCCACACCTGATGGATGTCCATCTAATGACAACCCAAGGGCTTCCAGTTTGTggctctttaaaagaaaatatttgtcctAAATGCCATAATGACAATCTTAGGACAGAGTCTCTATTGTAAACATGCATTCATGACTGATGGGtatgttctctttaaaataaaatttaggaggTCTCTTGGGGTTTTACTTGGAATccctgtatttaaaaaagaagtcatagTGTATACCTACTTACCTTGAGATATTTCCCTCAAACACtgctataattttatttgaaatgtatcCCAACAGACCATTTATTAAAGGTCAAGTTACCAGCCCATGGTACTATCAGGAATTAGTACTTACGTTAGCAGGTGAGGCCCAGTAAAAAGGAGTTGACATAATGAGTTCATACAGTCATAGTAGGACACAAAGTCCCTTTTGCCGTAACATAATTCATGGATTTAGAAGGGAACTCaaggtgtttttttcttttctttttttctagtctaagatatactttcttttctccattttatttatttatttatttattcattcattcatttattgcttctttgtcaaaaatcaggtgtttgtaggtgcaTAGATTGATATCTGGTCTTCGACTCAgttccattgttcctcctgtctgtttttatgtcaataccaggctttttttcagtactgtagctctgtagtagagtttgaagtcagggattgtgatgcctccagaagttattttattgtatagaattgttttgcctatcctgggttttttgcttttccataagaagttgagtattgttctttcaaggtctgtgaagatttttctgggattttaatgggctttgcattaaatttgtaaattgcttttggtaagattgccatttttattatgttaattctacctacccaagagcttgggagatctttccattttctggtgtcttcttcaatttctttcttcaaagacttaaggtTCTTGTCATAAAGGTGATGGGCAGAGAAATCAGGTGCTTAAAAGACAtctcacactggctcagaattgaAAGTTAGACCGTTATTTACCTGCCGGGGGGGGGCTTACAATACCATCCAAAAACAATCTTACCAGTCAAGCAGGATCTAGGGGGATGAGAGAATGGGACAGAAGTGCTTCCGCATCCAGAGaaatagtctatgaggccacCCCCCAGTAGGCAGGTAGTTACTAGCTGTAAACCTTCCAGCAGATTacaggtttttcacttgttttgttagaattacaccaagatattttttgttatttgtggctattgtgaagggtgatgtttttctggtttctttcttagtctatttatcatctgtataaaggagggctactgattctttttgagttaatcttgtatcctgctacatcactgaaggtatttaagAGTTGTAAAAGCTTCTTGGTAGAATTTTAGATAGtttacttatgtaaactatcgcatcatcagcaaatagtgagagtttgatttcttcttatctgatttgtattcccttgatctcatTTTTTGCCTTATTGTTCtaactagaacttcaagaactatattgaatggaaatggagagggaggacaaccttgtcttgttcctgatttcagtgggattgttttgagtttttctccatttagtttggtgTAGGCTGCTgacttgttgtatattgcctttgttatattaggtatgtttcttgtatccctactctctccatgtccgttatcatgaagggatgttgtaatttgtcaaaggctttttcaacatctaatgagatgatcaggTGCTGTAGGAACTCTTACAACTAGTGGCTACCCGCCTACTGGGCATTGGCCTCTTATACTATCTATGCTGATGCAGACCCTGCTTCGGGCCTCTTTCCCAGCCTCTCTGTCCTAGTTGCGGATttcattttctgatcttcatttcagcagaggattctgatttgtgagtcacccccaaataaataaccatctatctctcaattctgagctagtgtgggatttcttttaagcatccttcttctttTGGCACCCATGTGGACAACTGCACCCACATAAAGCTTGAGAGAGTTTgtgaagtaattctagacaaaaaagaatagagtttggcacagcttattgatagcagcattttctcaggtgggctctttGCTAGAGGAAACTGCATCTCATTTAAGGGAAGCTTCCTGAATCATCTTAAGCTATAAAAGCTTGtagttcttttaagaggccctgccacaaaacccttaaatggtgttgatggaaagctgactgcatgctttttggttttcagcttcagcaggaaaaaagccgcaccattttaaaatgctggctttttgggccatcctgccagtgcAAATTCTGACTCTTACAGGCAAGAGGTGGCCAAAAAGCATTTGAATGtggtgagctaataggccaataaGTTTATATAGTTaaacttattatatatataccTCTGTGTGATTACTTGTGACTAAACAGCTggaggaccaggcaggacagaaaccctgacaacaatcatgtgttttctttttcagtttgtttacataGTCAATGacattgacatattttcatatattgaaccatccctgcatctctggggtgaggcctacttggtcatggtctATGATTTTTCTGATaagttcttggatttggtttgccagcaTTCTATTGAGTGtctttgcatcaatgttcatgaatgagatttgtctgtaattttctttcttagtaatggtatcaaggtaattgtagcctcatgaaaagagtttggcattgttccttctgtttcaattttGTGGCACAATTTGTGGAGTATCGGTATTagttgttctttgaaaatcttgtagattTCCGAGCCTTAAACATCTGGTCCTAAGCTTTTTTTGGTTgaaagacttttgatgactgtttcttcagcagttataggtctatttaatatgcttatctggtcttgatttaattttggtaagtgatatttatccagaaagttgtccatttcctttaagttttccaattttgtggagtacaggtttttgaaatatgacctgNNNNNNNNNNNNNNNNNNNNNNNNNNNNNNNNNNNNNNNNNNNNNNNNNNNNNNNNNNNNNNNNNNNNNNNNNNNNNNNNNNNNNNNNNNNNNNNNNNNNNNNNNNNNNNNNNNNNNNNNNNNNNNNNNNNNNNNNNNNNNNNNNNNNNNNNNNNNNNNNNNNNNNNNNNNNNNNNNNNNNNNNNNNNNNNNNNNNNNNNNNNNNNNNNNNNNNNNNNNNNNNNNNNNNNNNNNNNNNNNNNNNNNNNNNNNNNNNNNNNNNNNNNNNNNNNNNNNNNNNNNNNNNNNNNNNNNNNNNNNNNNNNNNNNNNNNNNNNNNNNNNNNNNNNNNNNNNNNNNNNNNNNNNNNNNNNNNNNNNNNNNNNNNNNNNNNNNNNNNNNNNNNNNNNNNNNNNNNNNNNNNNNNNNNNNNNNNNNNNNNNNNNNNNNNNNNNNNNNNNNNNNNNNNNNNNNNNNNNNNNNNNNNNNNNCcgttaagtctatttgagttataacatctttttaatttccttatttctctgttaagtttctgtctggcagaccaatccattggtgagagtggggtattgatgTCTCCCACTATTAGAGGGTGtagtttaatgtgtgatttaagctttagtagtgtgccttttacatatgagggtgcccttgcatttggggcatagCTGTTCAGTATTGAGGTTTCCTCTTAaaggatttttcctgtgactaatttgaaatgtccttatttttctcttttgattgagtttagtttgaagtctattttgttagatattaggatagctataccagcttgtttcttaggtccatttgattggaatttgttttcccaaccctttactctgaggtgatatcTGTCTTTAACATtgaggtatatttcttgtatgcagcagaagcatggattctgtttttgtatctaatctgttagcctgcatttttataggtgaattgaactcatttatattaagggatattaatgaccagtgattgctatctcctgttattttagttttcattgttagaGATGTTATCAtatgtgtttttccttctttgggatttgttgctcTGAGATcatctgttgtctgtgtttttgtgtatgtagCTAACTTACTTGGGTTGGAGTTTATTCTAGTACTTgagtagggctggatttgtggcaaGGTATTTGTTAAATCTGGTTTGtcttaaaatatcttcttttgaccatctatggtgattgaaagttttgttgggtatagtaatctgggatggcatccatgatctcttaatgtctgcatattGCTTGActaggaccttctggttttcattacTTCCTTGGTAACTCAGGTATAATTTTGATATGTCTGCCTTCATTTGCTACTTGATCTTTTCCATtatagctcttaatattctttctttattctgtatgtttagtgttttaattattatatggcgaggggacttcttttttggtccagtctgtTTGGTCTTCTGTTAGCTTCTTCTATCTTTGTATCCATGTCTTTCTCTAGGTTAGGCacgttttcttctatgattttgtttaatatatttacaaTGTTTTTAACTTGGACTTCTTCTCCTACTTCTATCCCTATTTTTCatagatttgatcttttcatggtgtccgaTATTTCCTGGTTTGTTgtattaagcttttgttagatttaatgttttctttatgagactCTAATTCCTCTATTGTATCATCAATGCTCTcgtccatcttttgtattctgctgtttatgcttgtgcttatggttcctgattgttttcccatattttccatttccagaattcttttggtttatgttttcattattgtcactatttcagttttcaagtcttgaagcATTTCTTTTacctatttgattgctttttcttggttttctttaagggatttgttgatttctgaaatttttttgtttgtctcttcctccatttctttgagggaatttttaatttcctctttaaggacctcaaacattctcctgaagttattcttttaggtcattttcttctgattaaTCTGTATTGAagtgttcaagtcttcttgtttTAGAGCCGCTAGTGATTGTTggtgtcatgttgttctttgtggtattGAGTCTCTTCTTACCTTGTCtttcctctgattggtatagTTGGGGTCATGTCTCCTGTAATCACTCTTCCAGGTGGATCCAAGGCTctgatggttgctccttgtggtggaGTAGAAGCCATGGTTCCGAAGCCAGAGGTCACTCGGAGTTCCGGGAGGTTACTCTGCAATCCTGGAGGTCATTTGTGCCTGCTCCTACAGAGGTTGCTGCCTGAGAGCTGctgcagaaaatatttttgacaaaattcaacatacCTTAATGATAGACTGCTAGAGAGGGCAGGAGGAAATGTACCTCAATATCATAAAGACTAAATATGACAAACCCACACTCAACATCCTAAAGGGGGGAAATTCAAGGCAATACCATTAAGATCAGGAATGAAACAAGGCTGCCCACATCCCCACTCCTCTTCAATACAGTATCTGAAGCACAAAGCTGgagcaataaggcaagagaaggaaagtaaagaggtagaaataggaaaagaagtaaaactaTCCCagtttgcagatgatatgatattcCAAAAATTCCATCAAAAAGCACCTTCTAGAAATGATCAACAATTTCAGCAAGGtggcaaaatacaaaataaacttataaaaattaatagcTTTCCTATATGCCAACAATTAAGTTGCTGAAAAAGATATCACAGACATACTCCAATTCACAATAGTCTCACAGACAATGAAATATCTACGAATAAACCTAAGTAAGGAGATAAAAGGAGTCTGTATTAAATCTCTGGAGAAAGAGCTTGAGAAAGACATTGGCCGAGACACTGGAGCATCATATCTCATGCTCAAGGATCAATAGGCCTAGTGCTGTAAAAATGATCACCCTACCCAAACCTATTAAAGGTCCATTGCCATCTGCATAAAAATTCCCATCTCATTTCCCCAAAGAAACTGAAATTCATATggaaccaccaaaaaaaaaaaaccctgataacCAAAGTAAtccttgacaaaaacaaaacaacacaacagcaaaaccaaaaatgaggGAGAAATTACCATTCCAGATTTCAAAACATATTACAGAGCCAAAGTAACAAAACAGAATGGAACTGGCACAGAAATAGGCATATAGATCaattaaacaaaatagaagaccCAAACATGAGTAGACACAAAATACAGTCTTCTGATAATTGACAAAGATGCcagaaacacacactggagaaagaACAGCACCCTCATCAATTCTGGAAAATCTGAatgtctacatgtagaagaatgaaataagaCCCACGTCTACCATCTTGCACAAAAGCTCACTTCAAATGCACTCAATACCTCAGGGTAAAACCTGAAATACTGAAATTGCTGGAAGACTACAAAGGCAAGACTACAGGATGGAGGTGTAGGAAACGGCCCTCTAAATAGAGCTCCAATGTCCAGGAATTAACCAACAATGACCAATGGGATCTTATAAAACCAAAAGGCTGCTGCCcaatcaaaaaaaacaaacaaaaaaaaaaccaattgaGTAAAGAGGAGGTCAGTAGAGTGGGGGAGAATCTTTCCATCTATTCATTTGA contains these protein-coding regions:
- the Cd1d gene encoding antigen-presenting glycoprotein CD1d, with amino-acid sequence MWNVLCLLFWVFAWVWVQSEAQQNNFPFRCLQISSFPNSSSSSTDGLAWLGDLQTHRWSNASDTIDFVKPWSQGKFSDQQWEQLQRIFQVYRFSFTRDIQEFVKMLPNIHYPVEIQMSAGCDVYSENASKSFFYVAFQGEYILSFQGTSFQKAPDAPSWTELVIKVLNGDQGTMETLQWLLNDICPKFVHGLLEAGKAELEKQEKPEVWLSSGLSPKHGHLQLVCHVSGFYPKPVWVMWMHGEQEQNSTQTSDYLPNADETWYLQATLDVEAGKEAGLACCVKHSSLRGQNKIRYGKHSPMGIIFMAVLVGLVLICAGCYVIYTKKHR